A genomic segment from Drosophila willistoni isolate 14030-0811.24 chromosome 2L unlocalized genomic scaffold, UCI_dwil_1.1 Seg168, whole genome shotgun sequence encodes:
- the LOC6640780 gene encoding uncharacterized protein LOC6640780, translating to MQWKSTSRLVKFPALRRCFASGRVPTFPDPPCIEIDKKCHFVKSNTCEQARHKLTRVLPADRYLDQMQREGPGKCCVYRPTHRLPCPDKYRPREKEKPPKPPFRSMWQPPCHPHEQPHCTDLLPRFDDIYYKPSEKCRCYQRTWIECPNIRLRMKKVCCLDGIEPPEVLYRYKARCPKVACELDYERMRRICQHIRDPECRCEKTHWPCCKAARCPPRCVQTKHPSNCRKLRAPHPSFSEIKKRWERPKRLKECHCRQHISQCEAIAYKRRRELMGLKI from the coding sequence ATGCAGTGGAAATCGACTTCACGTTTGGTGAAATTTCCTGCACTGAGACGATGCTTTGCGTCAGGTCGTGTGCCTACATTCCCGGATCCGCCTTGCATAGAAATCGATAAAAAATGTCATTTCGTTAAATCAAATACTTGCGAACAGGCACGTCATAAATTGACACGAGTGCTACCCGCCGACAGGTATTTGGACCAAATGCAACGCGAAGGACCAGGCAAGTGCTGTGTCTATCGGCCAACCCACAGACTTCCTTGCCCCGATAAATACAGACCGCGGGAGAAAGAGAAGCCTCCAAAGCCACCATTTCGTTCCATGTGGCAACCACCTTGCCATCCGCACGAGCAGCCGCATTGCACGGATCTCCTGCCGCGTTTCGACGACATCTACTACAAACCATCGGAGAAGTGTCGATGCTATCAACGCACTTGGATTGAATGCCCCAACATAAGGTTGAGAATGAAGAAGGTCTGCTGTTTGGATGGCATTGAGCCACCCGAGGTTCTTTATCGCTACAAAGCACGCTGTCCAAAGGTGGCCTGCGAATTGGATTACGAACGAATGCGGCGCATTTGCCAACACATTCGAGATCCTGAATGTCGCTGTGAGAAAACACATTGGCCGTGTTGCAAAGCTGCCCGCTGTCCACCGCGTTGCGTTCAAACTAAACATCCAAGCAATTGCCGCAAACTACGTGCCCCCCATCCATCCTTCTCTGAGATAAAGAAACGTTGGGAACGACCTAAGCGGCTTAAGGAATGTCATTGCAGACAGCACATATCTCAGTGCGAAGCTATTGCCTACAAACGTCGTCGAGAATTGATGGGATTGAAGATCTAG
- the LOC6640781 gene encoding uncharacterized protein LOC6640781, which produces MLTKSSHVQWNLLKRAVGIYQQSRAYNWGIYDASSGKCCHMRDADTTKCAGQKQVCKRMTPLPNRCYKRNENIFDLEKEYPKFLMEIYERRQGNMNCDLMRYDKCYYQPSDKNRRYQRTWPECPLIWLRPKQTCCYDREYYPPMKRRQRPPSGPPLTAIEKHHHAMRLLCASYLTWPGCKTGRKPPKCLKGRRPTVCQKELAPYPSFSECNKQCMTRVCPLQCTCRIFPNMCDVWSAYHHNRGKLKSCTQALVSFCPFKTRIRYP; this is translated from the coding sequence ATGCTTACAAAGTCGTCGCACGTTCAATGGAATCTGCTAAAACGCGCAGTTGGAATCTACCAACAATCGCGGGCATATAATTGGGGCATATATGATGCCAGTTCTGGCAAATGTTGCCATATGCGTGATGCAGATACTACGAAGTGTGCGGGACAAAAGCAGGTTTGTAAACGGATGACACCGCTTCCGAATCGCTGCTACAAGCGGAACGAAAATATATTCGATTTGGAGAAGGAAtatccaaaatttttaatggaGATCTACGAACGTCGTCAGGGGAATATGAATTGTGATTTAATGAGGTACGACAAGTGTTACTATCAGCCATCGGACAAAAATCGTCGGTATCAACGCACTTGGCCGGAATGCCCCTTAATTTGGTTGCGGCCGAAACAAACGTGTTGCTATGATCGTGAATATTATCCACCCATGAAACGTCGACAGAGGCCTCCGTCGGGTCCTCCACTGACAGCGATTGAGAAGCACCATCATGCCATGAGATTGTTATGTGCCAGTTATCTAACATGGCCCGGTTGTAAAACAGGTCGTAAGCCGCCGAAATGTTTAAAAGGTCGCAGACCTACAGTTTGTCAAAAGGAACTGGCACCATACCCAAGCTTCTCCGAATGCAATAAACAGTGCATGACACGCGTTTGTCCCTTGCAGTGCACCTGCAGGATCTTTCCCAATATGTGCGACGTCTGGAGTGCCTATCATCACAATCGTGGCAAACTGAAGTCGTGCACCCAAGCTCTAGTCTCCTTTTGTCCGTTTAAAACCCGAATTCGATATCCCTAA
- the LOC6640804 gene encoding uncharacterized protein LOC6640804 yields MLLIKTSSPKMMSNICQRVATSLLTPVNRAAVVLPPTRHIDSILYQLETCEDCIDGYPMPKVRKDLKRMDVPDNTKVLRACWHGVRRTEFKCRSDPEFSVNAFIAHNKACAKGKCPTAMPLADLTHYRPSDKLNRKYPRTWVECVPKRRKVKATCAFKPIPTHRRKRQSAQKKVSACDRSPCTLGVASMELSKCIVPKNLPCPRFKLPFCKSVRNPPKCSKADIPRPVCQRRLTKYPSFSECLIDPLPDIKPSECNCLKTPSMCSVWEYYRNKKS; encoded by the coding sequence ATGTTATTAATAAAGACGAGTAGCCCAAAGATGATGTCAAACATTTGTCAGCGAGTCGCAACCAGCCTGTTGACTCCTGTTAATCGTGCTGCTGTTGTGTTACCTCCCACGCGTCATATCGATTCGATTCTCTATCAATTGGAGACGTGCGAAGATTGCATCGATGGATATCCAATGCCGAAGGTTCGAAAAGATCTCAAGAGAATGGATGTACCGGATAACACGAAAGTTTTACGAGCCTGCTGGCATGGCGTTAGACGTACAGAATTCAAATGCCGTTCAGATCCTGAGTTCAGTGTCAATGCCTTTATTGCCCATAACAAGGCTTGCGCCAAAGGCAAGTGTCCGACGGCAATGCCCCTGGCTGATCTTACGCATTACAGGCCATCGGATAAACTAAATCGCAAGTATCCACGCACTTGGGTAGAGTGTGTGCCAAAGCGTCGCAAAGTCAAGGCCACTTGCGCTTTCAAGCCGATTCCAACGCATCGTCGCAAAAGGCAGTCGGCTCAAAAGAAAGTGTCGGCATGTGACAGAAGTCCTTGTACGTTAGGTGTCGCATCCATGGAACTTAGTAAGTGTATCGTGCCAAAGAACTTGCCTTGTCCCCGCTTCAAATTGCCCTTCTGCAAATCTGTGCGCAATCCACCAAAGTGCAGCAAGGCCGATATACCCCGACCAGTTTGCCAACGTCGTCTTACGAAGTATCCCAGCTTCTCAGAGTGCCTAATCGATCCACTTCCTGATATTAAGCCCTCGGAGTGTAATTGTCTGAAAACCCCATCAATGTGCAGTGTTTGGGAATACTATCGCAACAAGAAGTCTTAA
- the LOC6640723 gene encoding uncharacterized protein LOC6640723 encodes MSMWRNILGRVRPQALTGCKGFGLSRSMASKDFVDSPKCSKVDNGGCQNKTQCSPKSIAKPKKEKEEPFQFHHLLKQPAECCADPCPERFPTFDECLYKESDKAARKYQVTWVECPPIQIKPKKICCFEKGKRPPIPRRKRKEPKAKCEEEVQCPEEGRCPKITLPGCRPARNPARCVVVRKHADCVKVKAPYPSFSECRRPKPRPLRKVECQCLSIPSVCDVMAYRRGLESGGGRRSNCGKK; translated from the coding sequence ATGTCTATGTGGCGAAATATTCTAGGAAGGGTGCGGCCCCAAGCATTGACAGGATGCAAAGGTTTTGGACTGTCTCGCAGCATGGCATCCAAGGATTTCGTGGATTCACCCAAGTGTTCCAAAGTGGATAATGGAGGCTGTCAAAACAAAACTCAGTGCAGCCCTAAAAGTATAGCTAAGCCCaagaaagaaaaggaagaACCATTCCAGTTTCATCACCTTCTGAAGCAACCGGCAGAGTGTTGTGCCGATCCCTGCCCAGAAAGATTCCCCACCTTTGACGAGTGCCTGTACAAGGAGTCGGATAAAGCTGCCCGCAAGTATCAGGTCACTTGGGTAGAGTGCCCGCCCATTCAAATTAAACCGAAAAAGATCTGCTGTTTTGAAAAAGGCAAGCGGCCACCAATTCCACGACGCAAACGTAAGGAGCCGAAAGCCAAGTGTGAGGAGGAAGTTCAGTGTCCAGAGGAAGGCCGTTGTCCGAAGATTACTTTGCCTGGTTGCAGACCTGCACGTAACCCGGCCCGTTGCGTGGTCGTTCGCAAACATGCCGATTGTGTCAAAGTGAAGGCCCCCTATCCATCATTCTCAGAATGCCGACGTCCGAAACCGCGCCCGCTTCGCAAGGTCGAATGCCAATGCCTGTCAATTCCGTCCGTATGCGATGTGATGGCGTACCGCCGTGGTCTGGAGTCAGGTGGAGGACGACGCAGTAACTGTggaaagaaataa
- the LOC6640724 gene encoding uncharacterized protein LOC6640724 yields the protein MLRITGIPCSSSLNSNWSRVKALVQSWSCAPRTLSRQMDSNKCAYPMLTGFQQMRCSSDDCEPVKQCEDKPPAVGCGPAGLSKNPCGVKKTKPKQKESKEKSKEVKKPKFVSMWNIEDCERIDDCDLPPRYDIKYYRISDKLKRKYQVTWDECPRMLIKPKKVCLRESIVPRPRCRRVRKEVSKASPCLTVNPMECKKEKKGAKCPRFTMPCCKPARMPPSCSRARSKSNCVKRNAPYPSFSECQKDALLGLPPTECRCLDAVSLCEAWAHLRRRLARGQGLTFKCGKL from the coding sequence ATGCTGAGGATTACTGGAATCCCGTGCAGCTCAAGCCTGAACTCAAACTGGAGTCGCGTTAAGGCCCTGGTGCAGTCATGGTCGTGTGCTCCTAGGACCTTAAGCCGCCAAATGGATAGTAATAAGTGCGCCTATCCCATGCTGACTGGATTTCAGCAAATGCGCTGCTCCAGTGATGATTGCGAACCAGTGAAGCAGTGCGAGGACAAGCCTCCGGCCGTTGGTTGTGGTCCTGCTGGTCTATCGAAGAATCCCTGTGGCGTCaagaaaaccaaaccaaaacaaaaggaGTCAAAGGAAAAGTCAAAGGAAGTGAAGAAACCAAAATTTGTATCAATGTGGAATATTGAGGATTGCGAGAGGATTGATGACTGCGATTTACCGCCTAGGTATGACATCAAATACTATCGCATCTCGGACAAACTTAAGCGCAAATATCAAGTCACCTGGGATGAGTGTCCTCGCATGTTGATCAAGCCGAAGAAGGTATGTCTGCGCGAATCAATCGTTCCACGTCCACGTTGCCGTCGTGTGCGCAAGGAGGTCTCGAAGGCGTCTCCCTGCCTCACCGTGAATCCCATGGAAtgcaagaaagaaaaaaaggggGCCAAATGTCCAAGATTCACAATGCCTTGCTGTAAGCCGGCTCGAATGCCTCCAAGTTGCAGCCGTGCGCGCTCCAAATCCAACTGTGTGAAGCGCAATGCACCATATCCTAGCTTTTCCGAGTGCCAGAAAGATGCACTACTCGGGTTGCCGCCAACCGAATGCCGCTGTCTTGATGCCGTCTCCCTGTGCGAGGCGTGGGCCCACTTAAGACGGCGGCTTGCCCGTGGTCAAGGACTGACATTCAAATGTGGCAAGCTTTAA